The following proteins are co-located in the Thermus thermophilus HB8 genome:
- a CDS encoding DUF721 domain-containing protein produces the protein MPWRLKEVIPEALKRAGGKERLRRGLVLAAWREVAGKDLARFTEAVALEEGVLVVHVPDPVVAHQLTYTRLALLRRYEERFPGAVREIRFQVGPLEAEGVEAPPPSDPGRLREAGRKALALAEKAPPELRERVARAALALFQRQRGDPCPVCQTPSETHPCPTCRRHLEDPGVRRAAERLMRGQEAGLEGDALRAARHLARENLLAQMRDLYPEALRSEEFRPLLADLARRYRNLFPQEPLPEGVRSLLKEG, from the coding sequence GTGCCCTGGCGCCTGAAGGAGGTGATCCCCGAGGCCCTGAAGCGGGCCGGGGGCAAGGAGCGGCTCAGGCGGGGCCTCGTCCTCGCCGCCTGGCGGGAGGTGGCGGGAAAGGACCTCGCCCGCTTCACCGAGGCGGTGGCCCTGGAGGAGGGCGTCCTCGTGGTCCACGTGCCCGACCCCGTGGTGGCCCACCAGCTCACCTACACCCGCCTCGCCCTCCTCCGCCGCTACGAGGAGCGCTTCCCCGGGGCGGTGCGGGAGATCCGGTTCCAGGTGGGCCCCCTCGAGGCGGAAGGGGTGGAGGCCCCCCCGCCCTCAGACCCCGGCCGCCTGCGGGAGGCGGGCCGCAAGGCCCTGGCCCTGGCGGAAAAGGCCCCTCCGGAGCTCCGGGAGCGGGTGGCCCGGGCCGCCCTGGCCCTCTTCCAGAGGCAGCGGGGCGACCCCTGCCCCGTCTGCCAGACCCCGAGCGAGACCCATCCCTGCCCCACCTGCCGCCGCCACCTGGAAGACCCCGGGGTGCGGCGGGCGGCGGAGCGGCTCATGCGGGGCCAGGAGGCGGGCCTCGAGGGGGACGCCCTCCGGGCCGCCCGCCACCTGGCCCGGGAAAACCTCCTCGCCCAGATGCGGGACCTCTACCCCGAGGCCCTGCGGAGCGAGGAGTTCCGCCCCCTCCTCGCCGACCTGGCCCGCCGCTACCGCAACCTTTTTCCCCAGGAGCCCCTGCCCGAAGGGGTGCGGAGCCTGCTCAAGGAGGGGTGA
- a CDS encoding C40 family peptidase gives MRRAFLLAFLGLALAQATYTVAPGDTLYSIARRYGTTVEELMRLNGLESFLLQPGQVLKLPSRERTHVVAPGDTLFSLARRYGTTVEALMRLNGLSSPEIKVGQVLRLPEEGEAPPPPPPEPEALDPESPLLRAVLRYLGVPYKYGANSPLALDCSAFVAQVYAELGVALPRTTKEQYQAFPPVEAPRPGDLVFFSFGGKEVDHVGIYLGRGVFAHASSYGSRVVIESLEAPFYRKVYRGARRVMASPEPPPAPSATP, from the coding sequence ATGCGCCGCGCCTTCCTCCTCGCCTTCCTGGGCCTCGCCCTGGCCCAGGCCACCTACACCGTGGCCCCCGGGGACACGCTCTACTCCATCGCCCGGCGCTACGGCACCACGGTGGAGGAGCTCATGCGCTTAAACGGGCTGGAAAGCTTCCTCCTCCAGCCGGGGCAGGTCCTCAAGCTCCCCTCGAGGGAAAGGACCCACGTGGTGGCCCCGGGGGACACCCTCTTTTCCCTGGCGCGCCGCTACGGCACCACCGTGGAAGCCCTCATGCGCTTAAACGGCCTCTCCTCCCCGGAGATCAAGGTGGGGCAGGTCCTGAGGCTTCCCGAAGAGGGCGAGGCGCCTCCGCCCCCTCCCCCGGAGCCGGAGGCCTTGGACCCGGAAAGCCCCCTCCTCCGGGCCGTCCTCCGCTACCTGGGGGTGCCCTACAAGTACGGGGCGAACTCCCCCTTGGCCCTGGACTGCTCCGCCTTCGTGGCCCAGGTCTACGCCGAGCTGGGCGTGGCCCTCCCCCGGACCACCAAGGAGCAGTACCAGGCCTTCCCCCCTGTAGAGGCCCCGCGCCCGGGGGACCTGGTCTTCTTCAGCTTCGGCGGGAAGGAGGTAGACCACGTGGGGATCTACCTGGGCCGGGGGGTCTTCGCCCACGCCTCTAGCTACGGAAGCCGGGTGGTCATAGAGAGCCTCGAGGCCCCCTTCTACCGGAAGGTCTACCGGGGGGCGAGGCGGGTCATGGCCAGTCCGGAACCTCCCCCCGCGCCTTCCGCAACGCCATGA
- a CDS encoding nitroreductase family protein encodes MELLDVLARRRSVRRFKPLPLPEEDLEKLLFALQRAPTDASAQLYSAIRVRDPRLRDEVARLSGDQEHIRQAAEFFLFLADVHRLERLLAHRGQRMAFWPRTALHFAILDAGIAASYLALTAEALGYGVCFIGGVLNGVETLTDLLGLPPGVLPVVGLAVGVPDEEGPPRPRLPRRLVVHEDRYRPYAAEDLEEAYRAMAPYSRVGDWNRVLRRYFAEGGTMEAREKPYGKVLSRQGFDPDLPKGAPFYSLGALLEEALAEARGVLFRKGEVWLEEEARAFRGEGRPGEALLMALRKARGEVPDWP; translated from the coding sequence GTGGAACTCCTAGACGTCCTGGCGAGAAGGCGGAGCGTACGCCGCTTCAAGCCCCTTCCCCTTCCCGAGGAGGACCTGGAAAAGCTCCTCTTCGCCCTCCAGCGGGCCCCCACCGACGCGAGCGCCCAGCTCTACTCGGCGATCCGGGTACGGGATCCAAGGCTTAGGGACGAGGTGGCCCGGCTCTCCGGGGACCAGGAGCACATCAGGCAGGCGGCGGAGTTCTTCCTCTTCCTCGCAGACGTCCACCGCCTGGAGCGGCTCCTCGCCCACCGGGGGCAGAGGATGGCCTTCTGGCCCAGGACCGCCCTCCACTTCGCCATCCTGGACGCGGGGATCGCCGCCTCGTACCTCGCCCTCACCGCCGAGGCCTTAGGCTACGGGGTCTGCTTCATCGGCGGGGTCTTGAACGGGGTGGAGACCCTCACGGACCTCCTCGGGCTTCCCCCGGGGGTCCTCCCCGTGGTGGGGCTTGCCGTTGGGGTGCCCGACGAGGAGGGCCCCCCGAGGCCCAGGCTTCCCCGGAGGCTCGTGGTCCACGAGGACCGCTACCGCCCCTACGCCGCGGAGGACCTGGAGGAGGCCTACCGGGCCATGGCCCCCTACAGCCGGGTGGGGGACTGGAACCGGGTCCTTAGGCGCTACTTCGCCGAGGGGGGCACGATGGAGGCCAGGGAGAAGCCTTACGGGAAGGTCCTTTCCCGGCAGGGGTTTGACCCGGACCTGCCCAAAGGGGCCCCCTTCTACTCCCTGGGGGCCTTGCTGGAGGAGGCCTTGGCGGAGGCCCGGGGGGTGCTCTTCCGCAAGGGGGAGGTCTGGCTGGAGGAGGAGGCCCGGGCCTTCCGGGGGGAGGGGAGGCCGGGGGAGGCCCTCCTCATGGCGTTGCGGAAGGCGCGGGGGGAGGTTCCGGACTGGCCATGA
- a CDS encoding DUF2939 domain-containing protein, whose product MGRAVKVALAVLALGLSAFALYLWASPYLFLRALQGAVLEGDRARLERLVDFPRVREGLKAQVQARLLREMGQEVAQNPLAGLAYLFVAGMVDPLVDALVSPEGLAALGTGMGPGEAPKEAVKGWRLAYQDFRTAYVYHPEDPRSRLYLERQGLFGWKVVRMELPLE is encoded by the coding sequence ATGGGACGCGCGGTCAAAGTGGCCCTTGCGGTCCTGGCCCTGGGGCTTTCGGCCTTCGCCCTTTACCTCTGGGCCTCCCCCTACCTCTTCCTCCGCGCCCTCCAGGGGGCGGTCCTCGAGGGGGACCGGGCGCGGCTGGAAAGGCTCGTGGACTTCCCCCGGGTCCGGGAGGGGCTCAAGGCCCAGGTCCAGGCCAGGCTCCTCCGGGAGATGGGACAGGAGGTGGCGCAAAACCCCCTGGCCGGCCTCGCCTACCTCTTCGTGGCCGGGATGGTGGACCCCCTGGTGGACGCCCTCGTCTCCCCCGAGGGGCTTGCCGCCTTGGGCACGGGGATGGGCCCCGGGGAGGCGCCCAAGGAGGCGGTGAAGGGCTGGAGGCTCGCCTACCAGGACTTCCGCACCGCCTACGTCTACCACCCCGAGGACCCCAGAAGCCGCCTCTACCTGGAACGGCAGGGGCTTTTCGGGTGGAAGGTGGTGCGGATGGAGCTCCCCTTGGAGTAG
- a CDS encoding prepilin peptidase has product MWPLFALLLGLAVGSFLNVVVHRLPRGESVAYPPSRCPQCGHRLGPWDLVPVLSYLALKGRCRYCARPISPRYPLVEALTGGLFLLASLFYPPGVEALLVFLFLAFLVALAFIDVDTFELPDPLTYGLLFLGLLASWALAFPLPFRESLDGSLMAAGGLALVAGYGNLFLRRFREARAEVPVGPHQVHMAALFGALLGPGVGMALAFLAWALSARTGRAVALPDRLTLPLLPLAFLLAPALGLDFLESLKGSLLAAGGLALAGGLYWAFRPLPEEGEEEPVAMGYGDVKLLGALGAWLGPYAFLALFLGVFAGALLGLLLRQRKLPFGPYLALGGVVAFFFGEALWGAYLRLLGV; this is encoded by the coding sequence ATGTGGCCCCTCTTCGCCCTGCTCCTCGGCCTCGCGGTGGGTTCCTTTCTCAACGTGGTGGTCCACCGCCTGCCCCGGGGGGAGTCCGTCGCCTACCCCCCGTCCCGCTGCCCCCAGTGCGGCCACCGCCTGGGGCCTTGGGACCTGGTCCCCGTCCTCTCCTACCTCGCCCTAAAGGGGCGGTGCCGCTACTGCGCCCGTCCCATCTCCCCCCGCTACCCCCTGGTGGAGGCCCTCACGGGGGGGCTTTTCCTCCTCGCAAGCCTCTTCTACCCCCCTGGGGTGGAGGCCCTCTTGGTCTTCCTCTTCCTCGCCTTTCTCGTGGCCCTCGCCTTCATTGACGTGGACACCTTTGAGCTTCCCGATCCCCTCACCTACGGCCTCCTCTTCCTTGGGCTTTTGGCCTCCTGGGCGCTGGCCTTCCCCCTCCCCTTTAGGGAGAGCCTGGACGGAAGCCTCATGGCCGCCGGGGGGCTCGCCCTGGTGGCGGGGTACGGGAACCTCTTTCTGCGGCGCTTTAGGGAGGCCAGGGCCGAGGTCCCCGTGGGGCCCCACCAGGTCCACATGGCGGCCCTCTTTGGGGCGCTCTTGGGCCCAGGGGTGGGGATGGCCCTCGCCTTCCTCGCTTGGGCCCTCTCCGCCCGCACGGGGCGGGCGGTGGCCCTCCCCGACCGGCTCACCCTGCCCCTTTTGCCCCTCGCCTTCCTCCTTGCCCCCGCCCTAGGCCTGGACTTCCTGGAAAGCCTTAAGGGAAGCCTCCTCGCTGCCGGGGGGCTCGCCCTCGCCGGGGGGCTTTACTGGGCCTTCCGGCCCCTTCCCGAGGAGGGCGAGGAGGAGCCCGTGGCCATGGGCTACGGGGACGTGAAGCTTCTGGGGGCCCTCGGGGCCTGGCTCGGCCCTTACGCCTTCCTCGCCCTCTTCCTCGGGGTCTTCGCCGGGGCGCTTTTGGGCCTTCTCCTTAGGCAAAGGAAGCTCCCCTTCGGCCCCTACCTCGCCCTCGGGGGGGTGGTGGCCTTCTTCTTCGGGGAGGCCCTCTGGGGGGCGTACCTGCGCCTTCTGGGCGTTTGA
- a CDS encoding thermostable carboxypeptidase 1: MTPEAAYQNLLEFQRETAYLASLGALAAWDQRTMIPKKGHEHRARQMAALARLLHQRMTDPRIGEWLEKVEGSPLVQDPLSDAAVNVREWRQAYERARAIPERLAVELAQAESEAESFWEEARPRDDWRGFLPYLKRVYALTKEKAEVLFALPPAPGDPPYGELYDALLDGYEPGMRARELLPLFAELKEGLKGLLDRILGSGKRPDTSILHRPYPVEAQRRFALELLSACGYDLEAGRLDPTAHPFEIAIGPGDVRITTRYYEDFFNAGIFGTLHEMGHALYEQGLPKEHWGTPRGDAVSLGVHESQSRTWENLVGRSLGFWERFFPRAREVFASLGDVSLEDFHFAVNAVEPSLIRVEADEVTYNLHILVRLELELALFRGELSPEDLPEAWAEKYRDHLGVAPKDYKDGVMQDVHWAGGLFGYFPTYTLGNLYAAQFFQKAEAELGPLEPRFARGEFQPFLDWTRARIHAEGSRFRPRVLVERVTGEAPSARPFLAYLEKKYAALYG, encoded by the coding sequence GTGACGCCGGAAGCCGCTTACCAGAACCTCCTGGAGTTCCAGAGGGAAACCGCCTACCTGGCCTCTCTGGGGGCCCTCGCCGCCTGGGACCAGCGCACCATGATCCCCAAAAAGGGGCACGAGCACCGCGCCCGGCAGATGGCCGCCCTGGCCCGGCTCCTCCACCAGCGCATGACCGACCCCAGGATCGGGGAGTGGCTGGAGAAGGTGGAGGGAAGCCCGCTGGTGCAGGACCCCCTCTCCGACGCCGCGGTGAACGTCCGGGAGTGGCGCCAGGCCTACGAAAGGGCCCGGGCCATCCCCGAAAGGCTCGCCGTGGAGCTCGCCCAGGCGGAAAGCGAGGCGGAGAGCTTCTGGGAGGAGGCCAGGCCGAGGGACGACTGGCGGGGCTTCCTGCCCTACCTGAAGCGGGTCTACGCCCTCACCAAGGAGAAGGCGGAGGTCCTCTTCGCCCTCCCCCCGGCCCCCGGGGACCCCCCCTACGGGGAGCTTTACGACGCCCTCCTGGACGGGTACGAGCCGGGAATGCGGGCCCGGGAGCTTCTTCCCCTCTTCGCCGAGCTCAAGGAGGGGCTCAAGGGCCTTCTGGACCGGATCCTGGGAAGTGGGAAGAGGCCCGACACCTCCATCCTCCACCGTCCCTACCCCGTGGAGGCCCAAAGGCGCTTCGCCCTGGAGCTCCTTTCGGCCTGCGGCTACGACCTCGAGGCGGGGCGCCTGGACCCCACCGCCCACCCCTTTGAGATCGCCATCGGCCCCGGGGACGTGCGCATCACTACCCGCTACTACGAGGACTTCTTCAACGCGGGCATCTTCGGCACCCTGCACGAGATGGGGCACGCCCTCTACGAGCAGGGCCTGCCCAAGGAGCACTGGGGCACCCCGAGGGGGGATGCGGTCTCCTTAGGGGTCCACGAGTCGCAAAGCCGTACCTGGGAGAACCTGGTGGGCCGCTCCCTGGGCTTCTGGGAGCGCTTCTTCCCCCGGGCCCGGGAGGTCTTCGCGAGCCTTGGGGACGTGAGCCTCGAGGACTTCCACTTCGCCGTCAACGCCGTGGAGCCCTCCCTCATCCGGGTGGAGGCGGACGAGGTCACCTACAACCTCCACATCCTGGTGCGCCTGGAGCTGGAGCTCGCCCTCTTCCGCGGGGAGCTCTCCCCCGAGGACCTGCCGGAGGCGTGGGCGGAGAAGTACCGGGACCACCTGGGCGTGGCCCCCAAGGACTACAAGGACGGGGTCATGCAGGACGTCCACTGGGCCGGGGGGCTTTTCGGCTACTTCCCCACCTACACCTTGGGCAACCTCTACGCCGCCCAGTTCTTCCAGAAGGCGGAGGCCGAGCTCGGCCCCCTGGAGCCTAGGTTTGCCCGGGGAGAGTTCCAGCCCTTCCTGGACTGGACGCGCGCGCGGATCCACGCCGAGGGAAGCCGCTTCCGCCCCCGGGTCCTGGTGGAACGGGTCACGGGGGAGGCCCCGAGCGCCAGGCCCTTCCTGGCCTACCTGGAGAAAAAGTACGCCGCCCTCTACGGCTGA